The nucleotide sequence GAAGCGGCCAACAAGGGCGCTTTTTATGGCAAGAGCCCGTCGGTGGCGCTGAACATCGTGCTGCCACACGAACAGAAGCCCAACGAATACCAGGATCTGTCGATCAAGTTCAACCACTTTTTCAGCCGCAAGGTCATGTTCGTCAAGCATGCCATTGCCTATGTGGTGATGCCGGGCGGCTTTGGCACGCTGGATGAAATGTTCGAGGCGCTGACGCTGATCCAGACCGGCAAGTCGCGCCCCATCCCCATCATTCTGTGCTGCAGCGAATTCTGGACCGGTCTGATCGACTGGGTAAAAAACCATCTGGTAAAAGAAGGTATGATCAACCCTGACGACGTGAACCTGATCCAGCTGATCGACGACCCCAGCCAGATCGTGGAAACCATTTTCAAGCACTACGAAACCCGCGGCTTCGAGGCTCTGCCGGAAGAACGCGAAAAACTGCTCAACCTGTAACGACACAGTCACCAAGGACCCATCATCATGCGCCGCTTCCTTGCCCTACTCGCCCTGCTGCCGCTGTCGGCCGCCTGGGCCGCAACACCGGCCCCCGCCACCATCCCGCCGCCGCCCACCATTTCGCAGGATGCCGCCGGCACGGCCGAGCCGGAAGTACGCATCATCCAGCGTGGCGACGACAAGATCGAGGAATACCGCCTCAATGGTCAGCTCTACATGATGAAAGTGACCCCCTCCATCGGTTTTCCCTATTACCTGATGGATGAAGAGGGCAATGGCAGCATGAAGCAGGTGGACCCGAATCGCCGCATCATCATCCCGCAATGGGTTCTCAAGCGCTTCTGAGGAACAGGCATGTCGGTTTACACCACCGTCAGCGATGACATGATGCAAAGCTGGCTGAGCCGCTATGCGCTCGGCCAGCTGGTCGAACTCAAGGGCATTGCCGCTGGCGTCACCAATACCAATTACTTTGTCACCACCACCCATGGCCGTTACGTCCTCACCATCTTCGAAACCCTGAAGCTGGAAGAACTGCCCTACTACCTGACGCTGATGAGCCATCTGGCGCGGCACGGCGTGGCCTGCCCGGCACCGCTGGCCGATCATACCGACCAGTTTGCCTCGCTCTTGGCCGGCAAACCGGCCTGTCTGGTCAGCTGCCTGTCCGGTGCCGACATCAGCCAGCCCAGCGCCGTGCAATGCCGGGCCGTGGGTGAAATGCTGGCCCAGATGCATGTGGCCAGCACCACCTTCCCGCACAAGATGGCCAATCCGCGTGGCCCGCGCTGGTGGAGCGAAACCGCCAGCGCCATGTATGCCTTCATGGACGAGGCCGACGCGGCCAGCCTGCGCCAGGAAATCCAGTTTCAGGACCAGCACCGCTTCGACCACCTGCCCAGCGGCGTGATCCATGCCGACCTGTTCAAGGACAATGTGCTGATAGACGGCGACAAGATTGCCGGCTTCATCGACTTTTACTACGCCTGCAACGACATCCTGTTGTACGACGTGGCCATTGCCTTCAACGACTGGACGCGGCTGGAAGACGGCAGCATCTGTCCGGAACGGGCCACTGCCTTTCTGGCCGGCTACCAGTCGGTGCGCACACTGACGGCCGAGGAAGTCCGCGCCTGGCCGGTGATGTTGCGTGCCGCTGCACTGCGTTTCTGGACCTCGCGCCTGCTCGACCTCTACCAGCCCATGGCGGGCGAGCTGACCTACACCAAGGACCCGAAGGTATTCCAGCGTCTGGTGGAAGCCCATCGCCAGCGCAGTGACTTCTGGTTGTAAGAAGCTGCCGGCAGCCGTGCGCTGCCGCTAGCGGAAGCTGCCATGCGCACATCCTGCCCACGGCAGCTTCACATCCGGTTGAATGCCAGCATGCCGCGCGTCTGGCTCTTGTCCTTGTGATGAATGCGGTACAGGGTGCGATGCAAGGTGGGCAGCGGGGCCAGCACCGCCACCACCTGCCCGCTGTCCAGCAGCTCGCGCACCACATGCAAGGACAGGCAGCTCACCCCCAGCCCGGCGGCCACCGCCCGTTTGATGGCTTCGGAATGGCCCATTTCCATCACCTGGGCAAAGCCGCCCACATGCGGCAGCAACAAGCGCTCCACTTCCTCGCGCGTGCCGGAACCGCTTTCGCGCAATACCCACTGCGCCTGCGCCAGCCGTGACAAGCTGACCGCCCCCTGCGCCAGCGGATGGCTGGCGGCGGCAAACACCACCAGGATATCGTCCTGCCATGGCTCGACCACGATGTCCGGATGGTGGCAGGGCCCTTCGATGAAACCCATGTCCACCTTGAAGCCGGCTACCGCCTCCACCACGTCGGCAGTATTGGCCACCAGCAATTCCACCCTGGCCTGCGGCTGCTGCAACTGGAAACGGGCAATCTGTTCCGGCAACAGATAATTGGCAATGGTGGTGCTGGCAGCCAGCCGCACATGCATCGCCGCCTGGCTATCGAACAAGCGCTGCATGTCCTGCGCCGCATCCAGCATGGCGCGGGCTCGCGGCAGCAGCAGCCGGCCGTGTTCGTTCAGCACCAGCCGCCGTCCCACGCGGTCGAACAGGGGAGCCGCCAGCCCGGCTTCCAAGGCTGCCAGTGCCTGGCTGGCGGCTGACTGGGTCAGTGCCACCTGCTCCGCCGCCGCCGTGACCGTGCCCTGCTCGGTCACCGCCACAAATACTTCCAGTTCACGCAAGCTCAAACGCAATGCCATCTGCCGCTCCTGTTGCGGCTGCTCACCAGACAAGGTGGCCAGCCGGATTGCACCCCACTCAATATATTAATTTTTCTAATTGTTTTCAGATATTTTATCCGTTTTTCAACTTTAATGCGGCGGCGTATCGTTCAGACATCGGGGCAAAACGCCCTCACTTCTTGCAGGTAGCTCATCATGAACACACTACGTCAGCACACACCCGGCCTGCTGCTGGTCCTGGTTCTGGCACTGGGTTCGCTCCATGCCGCCGCACTGCCCTGGTTCAGCCAGCTGGGCCTGTCGGCGCTAACCATTGCCATCGTCGGCGGCATGGTGCTCGGCAACACCATCTATCCGCGCATTGCCCTGCCCAGCCACAGCGGCGTCACCTTTGCCAAGGGCCAGATCCTGCGCCTGGGCATCATCCTGTTCGGCTTCAAGCTGACGTTTCAGGACATCGCCGCAGTCGGCATCAGCGGCATCCTGATCGATGCCTGCGTGCTGAGCTCCACCTTTTTGCTGGCCTTCTGGCTGGGCCGGCGCAAGCTGGGGCTGGACGAGCAAAGCGTCATCCTGATCGGGGCCGGCAGCTCCATCTGCGGCGCAGCCGCCATCCTGGCCACCGAACCCGTGCTCAAGGCACATGCTGAAAAAGTAGCGGTGGCGGTAGCCACGGTGGTGGTCTTCGGCACCCTGGCCATGTTTCTGTACCCCCTGCTGTTTTCGCTGGTCCAGACACTCGGCGTATCCGAATTTGCCTATGGCGTGTTTACCGGTTCCACCGTGCATGAAGTGGCACAGGCCGTAGCCGCCGGCCGTGCGGTCAGCGAGCAAGCCGCTACCAGCGCGGTGATTACCAAGATGATCCGGGTCATGATGCTGGCACCGTTTCTGGTGATCCTGTCGACCTGGCTGGCCCGTCGCCACCAATCCGGCAGCAGCGAGGCACGCCGCATCACCATTCCGTGGTTTGCCCTGGGTTTTCTGGCCATGGCCGGTTTCAATTCACTGCACTGGCTGCCGCAAGCCTGGGTGGCCCAGCTGATTGCGCTGGATAATCTGCTGCTGGCCATGGCCATGGGTGCCCTGGGCCTGACCACGCACTTTTCCGCCATCCGCCGCGCCGGCAGCAAGCCGATGTGGCTGGCCAGCGCCCTGTTTGCCTGGCTGCTGATTGGCGGCACGCTGATCAACAGCGGCATCAGCTATCTGGTTCACCTGATCTGAACACCGTTTGCCATCAGGCAAAAGAAAACCGCCCGGATTCGGGCGGTTTCGCTATGGCTGACTGAAAATCAGCACGGGCACTTTTTCATCGACTTGCCACCGTAACGCTCGGACTGGCAATGGGCGAAAAAGGCCTCGCGACTCATGACCGGGGCATTGGGGCTGCAACGGCGGCGGCTGGCGACATACTTGTCGTAGTCTT is from Aquitalea aquatilis and encodes:
- a CDS encoding TIGR00730 family Rossman fold protein gives rise to the protein MSLSDKLPQTSDRYDMMQRFRSREAWHVMKIMSEFVDSAEELQGITPAVSIFGSARTPRDHPYYKLTEEVARLLSDSGFSVISGGGPGIMEAANKGAFYGKSPSVALNIVLPHEQKPNEYQDLSIKFNHFFSRKVMFVKHAIAYVVMPGGFGTLDEMFEALTLIQTGKSRPIPIILCCSEFWTGLIDWVKNHLVKEGMINPDDVNLIQLIDDPSQIVETIFKHYETRGFEALPEEREKLLNL
- a CDS encoding DUF2782 domain-containing protein, with the protein product MRRFLALLALLPLSAAWAATPAPATIPPPPTISQDAAGTAEPEVRIIQRGDDKIEEYRLNGQLYMMKVTPSIGFPYYLMDEEGNGSMKQVDPNRRIIIPQWVLKRF
- the thrB gene encoding homoserine kinase, which translates into the protein MSVYTTVSDDMMQSWLSRYALGQLVELKGIAAGVTNTNYFVTTTHGRYVLTIFETLKLEELPYYLTLMSHLARHGVACPAPLADHTDQFASLLAGKPACLVSCLSGADISQPSAVQCRAVGEMLAQMHVASTTFPHKMANPRGPRWWSETASAMYAFMDEADAASLRQEIQFQDQHRFDHLPSGVIHADLFKDNVLIDGDKIAGFIDFYYACNDILLYDVAIAFNDWTRLEDGSICPERATAFLAGYQSVRTLTAEEVRAWPVMLRAAALRFWTSRLLDLYQPMAGELTYTKDPKVFQRLVEAHRQRSDFWL
- a CDS encoding LysR family transcriptional regulator, which codes for MALRLSLRELEVFVAVTEQGTVTAAAEQVALTQSAASQALAALEAGLAAPLFDRVGRRLVLNEHGRLLLPRARAMLDAAQDMQRLFDSQAAMHVRLAASTTIANYLLPEQIARFQLQQPQARVELLVANTADVVEAVAGFKVDMGFIEGPCHHPDIVVEPWQDDILVVFAAASHPLAQGAVSLSRLAQAQWVLRESGSGTREEVERLLLPHVGGFAQVMEMGHSEAIKRAVAAGLGVSCLSLHVVRELLDSGQVVAVLAPLPTLHRTLYRIHHKDKSQTRGMLAFNRM
- a CDS encoding YeiH family protein yields the protein MNTLRQHTPGLLLVLVLALGSLHAAALPWFSQLGLSALTIAIVGGMVLGNTIYPRIALPSHSGVTFAKGQILRLGIILFGFKLTFQDIAAVGISGILIDACVLSSTFLLAFWLGRRKLGLDEQSVILIGAGSSICGAAAILATEPVLKAHAEKVAVAVATVVVFGTLAMFLYPLLFSLVQTLGVSEFAYGVFTGSTVHEVAQAVAAGRAVSEQAATSAVITKMIRVMMLAPFLVILSTWLARRHQSGSSEARRITIPWFALGFLAMAGFNSLHWLPQAWVAQLIALDNLLLAMAMGALGLTTHFSAIRRAGSKPMWLASALFAWLLIGGTLINSGISYLVHLI
- a CDS encoding YbdD/YjiX family protein; amino-acid sequence: MSELLRQLAEAARLMVGVKDYDKYVASRRRCSPNAPVMSREAFFAHCQSERYGGKSMKKCPC